In the genome of Cervus elaphus chromosome 5, mCerEla1.1, whole genome shotgun sequence, the window GTCACCGTTCCTCGCATGCTGGCCTGTCTCCTGACCCGCCAATGCCGAGTTCCCTATGCAGCCTGTGTCTCACAGGTCTTCTTTTTCTACCTCCTGGCTGGTGTGGACTGTCACCTCCTGACAGCCATGGCATATGACCGCTACCTGGCCATTTGCCAGCCCCTCACCTACAGTGTCCGCATGAGCCGTGACGTCCAGGGAGCCCTGATGGCCGTCTGCTGTTCCATCTCCTTCATCAATGCTCTGACCCACACGGTGGCTGTGTCCGAGCTGGACTTCTGCGGCCCTAACGTGGTCAACCACTTCTATTGTGACCTCAAGCCCCTTTTCCAGCTCTCCTGCTCCAGCATCCACCTCAATGGGCAGCTTCTTTTTGTGGGGGCCACCTTCATGGGGGTGGTTCCCATGATCTTCATCTCGGCGTCCTACGCCCACGTGGCAGCCGCAGTCCTACGGATCCGCTCGGCGGAGGGCaggaagaaagccttcttcacaTGTGGCTCCCACCTCACCGTGGTCTGCATCTTTTATGGAACCGGCTTCTTCAGCTACATGCGCCTGGGCTCCGTGTCCGCCTCGGACAAGGACAGGGGCATTGGCATCCTCATCACTATCGTCAGCCCCATGCTGAACCCACTCATCTACAGCCTCCGGAACCCCGATGTGCAGGGTGCACTGAAGAGGTTGCTGACGGGGAGGCGGCCCCCCGAGTGAGAAGGCAGGGCTGTCAAGATGCCCCTCCCTCCTTGAGCAACCCCCCGCTTTCTTGTGCTGAAGGCTTAGTTGTGGGCAGGAGGATATTCAAGGATGGACTAAGAAGGAAAGTAGATAACTCAGGCCAGGGTAGAATGTGGTTTGCCTTGGACTGGGGAGAAAGGCTAAAGCTTAGAGAAGAGAGTAAGTATCTAAATAACTGATGAAAGATGGATTAGAGACAGATAGgagaagggactttcctggtggtcccagtggctaagactccatgttcccagtgcaagaggcctgagttcaatccctggtcagggaactagatcccacatgccacaaataagagttCACAagccccaactaaagatcctgcctgccgcaatgaagatcaaagatcctgcagcTAAGAGCCAGCACACCCAAATAAAcatatcaatatttttttaaaggacaaatgggagaaaattataCTATGGGTCAGGAAGTGGGACACAAATAAattatgttgtatttttaaaattcaatgacTTTTCAgttgaaatacattaaaaatattaattaaaatgtttgccCTCACCCTTTTAAGATAAGATATGTTTGTATCTTAGGGCTCCcctagtgtctcagatggtaaagaatctggctgcaatgcaggagacccaggttcaattcctgggttgggaagatcccctggagaaggaaatggcaacccactccagtattcttgtctggaaaattccatggacagaggaacctggtgggctatagtctatgcgctctcaaagagtcagacacaattgagcgactaacatattTGTATCAGAGTATTgggtctggggacttccctgatggctcagcagtaaagaatccacctgcaatgcaggagatggaggagacttgggtttgatccctgggttgggaagatcctctggaggaggggatggcagcccactccagtattcttgcctggagaatcccatggacagaggaacctggcgggctacagtccatggggtcacaaagagttggacacgactaaagcaactgagtacacactcATGCATGtagtctgttttttttaaaagattcttcttCAGGAAATAGAGTCATGATTGTGGAATTAAGGTTTGGCATAGCCTGGGAGCAGGATGTGGGGACCTGTCAGAGTACCTTCCAGCATCTTCTTCAGAGCAACACTATCAAATACCTCTTCCTAAAACCAGGGTCCCCATCCCGACTAACCGTGAGTGGGAACAACACATTTTCACGTCACTGCATGAACTTGCTCCCCCAACCTCTCCACTGAAAACTCGAGAGTGGGTCATCATTAATTTCCTGAGAAGAAGCATTCAGAAAAGTtagtttagcttttatttttcatggCAAAGTACCCCGATTTATAAAAGGGCATTCTATCTAATATGTATAGAGAATCAGTAAAGGtgaaaaatgaagggaaataGAAGTTTGCAGTTTACCACTGAATGAGTACTGGAAACCAAGATTTTACCAAAAGAGCGAAACTAAGGGAACCCATGGAAGAACAGTGACTAGAATGAGAGTTGATTTCACATGCAGTTGTGactgtttctagaatttttttccgTGAACCTTTCAGACACTTCCCTGGTCCACAAGTTGGAAGTCTGAGAAGAGGGACCTTACCTAACATTCTTATTAATTGATGAGGAGGGCAGCTTGGCCCCCTCAAGGTGTCTGAGAATATTCCGAGTCAAATGAACGTTCCCaccatctttctctctctatttttccTGAAGAACGCTGTCTCCCACTTCAGGTCCACTGCCCCTCTGGGGCGGGCCCTGCAACAGCCTCTGGGCCTGGGCCCCTCCGGCACTCCGGCCACCCACGATGCCTGGTTAAGCCCCTGGGGCAGTGTCTGTCCCACTTAACGCCACCTGATTTCTTTCTGATGACCACTGTATCACATCCAGACCTTCACCGGGGATGTCATGTCCCTCTGTCACTCATTTCTTCCCAGCCTCTCCCATCAGTCTTTCTCAGCCACAGCCTCTAGCTCAGCGAGGGCTTTTCTTTATCAGGAGACTCTTGCATCTCTTCACTTTTATTGCATGTTCGTAATCTCCTCCAAAAGAGTGTGCCCTGCTCAGCAAGAAAGACATCATCATCATTTCTGTATTCCTCTCAGCTTCTTTTTGGCTCTCCCtgactagactgtaagctccgtAACGACAAGGACCATGTTTTCTATTATTCATGTCTTCAAACTCACAGCACAGTGCTGAGTGCATAAAGCCATCTCATGGATCCATCAACTGCTACTAGGAACTGATAACCATCAACTGGTATTCCTGACCTGTGACAGGAAATGTGTGTTCTCCGTGGGAGGTCAGTGAACCAGCCAGATGTTTTCTAAATGCCCTAAATCCAAGATCTTAAGAtatgaagggaaaagaaaagaagaaagagaagcttTCTTCTGAGGACATAGTCAGTCACTGAGCTTGACATAACAGGAAGAAGCTTTCTGGATTTCATGTGTGAACTGCATGTCATTTCTCTCCCAGAACTAAGAGAAACTGCCTGAAGTTAGAGCCAGAAAAGTGTCTTCCTCTTGCAAAGGAATGTAAGAGAACATTTAATTAGCAAAAGCTAATTGGAGCTTGGAGCCCCAGGGTTCTGAAATCCTGCAACATCCAAGACTGGGCTCCATTCAACTTGGAGCACGTTAAGCAGGTGGGATGATAATAATAAATGAGTGCTAATCAGTATGACaaagtgtttgtctttctttaaatGATGTCCTTAAGTGAATAGTTTTTAACTCTGCTCTGAAAATATGAGCAATTCATATGtagtataaataattttaatgaaaagtatatttttgtttaaaaagaagaatgaatataTTGACATGAAAAGATGTACAGCACATATTGCTGAATTTAGAAAGTGGTGATGATGTGACATGTAATGTGTATCGGGCAAAAAAGTGCTGTGGAACAACCCCCAAGTTTTAGGTGGTGATTTCCACTGCAGAGGAGAATTGGACTGGGCAGAGGGGTGGGAAATGCAGGACTTTCAGTTTCTACtccatttactcttttttttcatattgtttattattttacttgCAATCCCATAGAATGACCTACTGGATGAATgaggattttttttggggggggggaggcgagtgttccagggattgaacaacGCCCCCAGAAGTAGAAgcctagagtcttaaccactggaccaccaggaacgtCCCTCCATTTACTCTTATTTGAAGTTTCTCACTGAATTCTgtggcttgccaggtggctcagtggtaaaaaatccacttgccaatggaatcgctgcaggagacttgggtttcatccctgggtcgagacTATCTgctggaggacgaaatggcaacccactccagtatccttgccaggaaaattccatggacagaggagtctggctggccgcagtccacagggtcacaaagagccagacattactgagagactgaacacacaTTCACTGAATTCTGcaatataaaaaacaattttttaagtaaatgctaTTGGTGGATATGGGGGTGGGAGGAGTAAAATAAATTGATTGCAGTATTTTCTCTCCAGCCTTCAAagtgtcctctgtcatcctcatcttcgaggagaaaaaaaatagtaaactgTTTGTCCATCCAATATAAGGCCACTGGCTTCACTTTATCTAGACTCACAGGCTCCAGAGAGACATAAAGTAGTTATTGGTCATCTTATCCATGCTGCCTCTTCTGAGATGAGAGCCAAACCCAAGCATCTCTAGCCTAGGAAAATACTCCTGGGGGATCTTTCTCCTCGTCCCAACTCCTGGCCCTGAAAAGTCAAATTTCACCCTCCATTCCACACAAATGCCTACCTTACACCAACACCAGCACACCTCCTCCCCGAAAAACCCTTGCACTGCTGCCTAGTTTTGAATCTTTTTATGTAATTCCAGTCAAAGGTAGTGACTCATCTTGGTGGGGACTCATGTAGATTTTCGTGATTCCTTGTGCCACAGATATAGGGTCATGGCCTCTGGGAGCTTAAAGAAACCTCTAGAGATATTTTGGTCCAGCCACCCTGACTTCAGAAAACTCACATCCAGAGAAACTTGTTCCAAATGTTCTTGGCCTTCAACACAAATGTGAGCTTATTGAGGACAGCCAGGATCCATCTGCTAAGCTCAGCTAATGTCATTTTATAAACCATAAGCATCTATAACACATATGCCTACTTGGACAAGTTCTCAGAAACATTTTCACATTGCTTCTTTCTCCCACACCCATGTCACTATCTAGAGGCCCACCATATGTGTCACAAAGAGAAAGGCACTGTTAGAACCCAAGAAAACTATGAAAGTAGTATGATTCCTCATTAAACTACTGGCACATAACAATATTCACAGAGCACTTTGAAATCTGTGTTCTCATTTGAATTTTGCATCTGCACAGTTGAGTATCACTTTGAAATCTGTGTTCTCATTTGAATTTTGCATCTGCACAGTTGAGTATCATCCACAATGAGGATCAggattagaaaatacaaataagagGGCCAGTTTTTATTATCTTCactttgcaaattaaaaaaaaaaacaaaaacagaagctaAGTGATTTCCGAAGGCCATGGGGTTAGTAAGGCTTCCTagatggtccagtggtaaagaatcttcctgtcaatgcaggagacacaagagacaccagttcaatccctggatggggatgatcccctggagaaggaaatggcaacccactccagtattcttgcctgggaaatcccatggacagaggagcctggctggctacagtccatgggggtcacaaagagtcagatggacTGAGTGACCAAACGCTCATGCATATAGGGTTAGTTCGTAGGGCAGCCTGCAAGTGCTGACTCACAGCCCAGTGTTTTTGCCTTCCTCCATGATTGCCTCCAATAAATCACCAAAGGCTTCTGAACTAAGCAGAGTGATGCTGACTCTCAGCATAACGAGTCTCGGAAATGGGAAAGGTACGACAGTTGAGAGAAGAGAGCCTTAGGACATCCAGAGACTTGCTTTCTAACCCAGCCTCTTCTACTTAAGGCCACATGAGCTTTTGAAGCCATTCCTTCCTTCCATATATCTTGCACCttttttcattcacttattctGTGATAAATACTCAGACCCCCTCCTCCCACAGGACACCAAAAGCTACGGGGAAAAACGGGGCCTTAGGTAATTAAATTAAATGGACAAGTGataagattgagagcaggaggataTGCCCAGGAATAATTCATGCACAGTGGAGCTCTGATGAATTAAGGCTGGTTCTTGGGCTGTGGCAACTGGAGAGATGCCCAGACTGGAGACGGTGGCAGTGGGCCAGGCAGAGATGTGACAGCCCGAGAGGCAGTGGTCACTGAAACTGAAAGAAGTGAACTTGGGGAGGAATCTTGGAACATCAGCCAGAAAATATCTAGCCTTGTTTTCAGAGTTTATGTTTGTAGGATCTGAAGAGATTAGGATATTAAGGCCCTAAAAGATTTCAGACCATTATTTGGTATTTACAAATAGTTGCCCAGGCCAGGATATATGGAGAAGCAAATATGAATCAAGTTTCCTTCATGTGCCGGGCAGCAAACTGAGCAACCCATGCTCCTTGTTGCATTAAActagctgtgataaaaaaaaaaaaaaaaaaaaaaaactagctgtGATCAAGCGAAGTCAGCATTGGACCCAGAAgttgggagacctggcttctggGCAGACACTGCTATTTGTTAGCTATGTGGCACTGAACAGGTCAGTTACCCTCCGTGGGCCCCAGTTTCTCATTTATGAAACGGGAATCATAGCACACAATTCAAATGATtattctgagaattaaatgaattgaaATACAGAATTAGTGTTGGTAAGTATAATGTTCCCTGGTGCCTCTTTCCTGGTGGCCCTCCCCTGGTGGCTTactcggtaaagaatctacttgcaatgcaggagacccaggctcaatccttgggttgggaagattccctggagaaggaaatggcaacccactccagttttgttgcctggagaatcccatggacagaggagcctggtgggctacagtccatggggtcacaagagttggacgtgactcagAGGCTAAACCAGCACCGCAAGTATAATGTAGAAGGTGTTAAAAAtccactgagttttttttttttttcaaaatagactttttttttttttttttaattttttattagttggaggctaattacttcacaacatttcggtgggttttgtcatacattgatatgaatcagccatagatttacacgtattccccatcccgatcccccctcccacctccctctccaccagattcctctgggtcttcccagtgcaccaggcttgagcacttgtctcatgtatcccacctgggctggggatctgtttcaccatagatagtatacatgctgttcttttgaaacatcccaccctcacactctcccacatagttcaatagtctgttctgtatttctgtgtctctttttctgttttgcatatagggttatcattaccatctttctaaattccatatatatacattagtatgctgtaatgttctttatctttctggcttacttcactctgtataaggggctccagtttcatccatctcattaggactggttcaaatgaattctttttaatggctgagtaatattccatggtgtaaatgtaccacagcttccttatccattcatctgctgatgggcatctaggttgcttccatgtcctggctattataaacagtgctgcaatgaacattggggtgcatgtgtctctttcagatctggtttcctcagtgtgtatgcccagaagtgggattgctgggtcatatggcagttctatttccagttttttaagaaatctccacactgttttccatagcggctgtactagcttgcattcccaccaacagtgtaagagggttcccttttctccacaccctctccagcatttattgcttgtagacttttggatagcagccatcctgactggcgtgtaatggtacctcattgtggttttgatttgcatttctctaataatgagtgatgttgagcatcttttcatgtgtttgttagccatctgtatgtcttctttggagaaatgtctgtttagttctttggcccatttttgaattgggtcatttatttttctggaattgagcttcaggagttgcttgtatatttttgagattaatcctttgtctgtttcttcatttgctattattttctcccaatctgagggctgtcttttcaccttacttatagtttcctttgtagtgcaaaagcttttaagtttcattaggtcccatttgtttagttttgcttttatttccaatattctgggaggtgggtcatagaggatcttgctgtgatttatgtcggagagtgttttgcctatgttctcctctaggagttttatagtttctggtcttacatttagatctttgatccattttgagtttatttttgtgtatggtgttagaaagtgttctagtttcattcttttacaagtggttgaccagttttcccagcaccacttgttaaagaggttgtcttttttccattgtatatctgtatatccttgcctcctttgtcaaagataaggtgtccataggttcttggatttatctctgggctttctattctgttccattgatctatatttctgtctttgtgccagtaccatactgtcttgatgactgtggctttgtagtagagtctgaagtcaggcaggttgattcctccagttccatttttctttctcaggattactttggctattcgaggttttttgtatttccatacaaattgtgaaattatttgttctagttctgtgaaaaataccattggtagcttgatagggattgcattgaatctatagattgctttgggtagaatagccattttgacaatattgattcttccaatccatgaacacggtatgtttctccatctgtttgtgtcctctttgatcagtgttttatagttttctatgtataggtcttttgtttctttaggtagatatactcctaagtattttattctttttgttgcaatggtgaatggtattgtttccttaatttctctttctgtttttttcattgttagtatataggaatgcaagggatttctgtgtgttaattttatatcctgcaactttactatattcattgattagctctagtaattttctggtagagtctttagggttttctatgtagtaAAAATCCACTGAGTTTTGAGTTGCGTCTTTCTAGAGTTTGTGGCCTCACGCTGGAAAACATCAAAATGGGAACTTACTGCCCCAAACTCCAGCCTTGCCCGGTCAGTGTTAATGTCTTTTGTACCACCATGGCCCTCACTTCTCTTGAATGAACTAGTGAAAGACTCAGAACAATAGAAGCTTCTGCCCTGCCGTGGACACTTGGAAGGGGGCATGATTAATTCCCTGGGTCCCCAAACACTTTGCTGACTTCTCAAGCTCAGCAGAGCCTCAGGaggttcatccatccatccatctttctcACAAAGTTTCCCACTGCACAGAGTTTCCCATTGAGACAGTGGTGACGGGAATGGGAATGAAGTCCTCGAATGTTCCACAAACAGAATCCTCTAATTAGCTCCCAAATGAGAGTTCAGGATAACTTGGCTGAGAGCTGGCTGGGGATTTGCTGATTGTCTTCTGCATCTCTGCTAACAaggccagagggaagggacacccagaaaagattttgcttttatttgtgtCCTTTAGAAAGAAATCAGACCTTAgagaggagggtggaggaggcCAATTAGTGATGGATGGTTTCAGTAGTGTCCTTAATAAGATTCATTAGCAAAGTTGCTAATAGAGGTAAGATGTGTTCAAAACAAGGTTGCCTGGGTGTAAGTCTCAGCCTCTCTGCAAACACTTGCCtccatttcttcacttttttctgACTTTTGGCATTATGTGCTTCTACCCTCATCACACCCCAAAACTCTCCTGtccacccacccctcctccatCACAGCCTGGTTTTCTTCAATCCCATATTAAATAAATGTGCTTACTCTGTTGTATCTATTGGTTGTATCATTTTATACCTGCATCAGAATTTCCTTAATCAACCCTATATTAACCCTTTAGATTGTTCCCCGTTTTCCATTATTAAATGCAATGTTTTATATGTCTCTGCAGAGCTGTTTCCTTGATCGGACcgtatgcatgtatatatcttCAACATACTTAAGAATATTGACAAATTATCAACTAGATGCATTGTACCATTTGAATGTTCTGCCAATTCAATGCAAGAGGGCCCCTTTCCAGACCTTAAGCAACTTCAGGTATTATCATTTAAACCAGGGGTCCCCCAACCCCCAGGAACTGGGCCAcagagcaggaggtgagcagtgggCAGGTAAGTGAGTGAAGCTTCATCTAGCACTCCCCATCACTTCCATTGCCACTTGAACTATCCCCACAATTGCTTACATTACCACGTTAACCACTTAACAGTCCCCTTTTCTGTAgaaaaaaactgtcttccattaaattggtccctggtgccagaaagatTGGGGAGCTGAAATCTTTACAATGTGATAATCCCTGTTTCCCATTACTGTTCTACTTTGCATTTATTGTAaaggttctttttcttcttctttgagtGCAAGTATTAACTCTTAGCTGCAactattttccttatttatatttGCCTCTCATTAATGCTAATTGTGTTTTTAACATACAAACTTTTGTCTTCTGTAGTCAAGcctataaatattttactttatgaCATCTGTCTTTGCTGCCatacttgaaattattttccccATCTCAAGTTTATGTAAATACTCATCTATTTTTCTACTacgtattttataattttatttttaacattttccatttttccatcCAAAATTTTAGTACATGATTTGACATAGAGATAAAATGCTATGTTTTTTTTAACTCTATAGCCTGTGTTCCCAAGACAGTTCCCAATAACTTGGAGAGTGCTTTTGTCAAATATTAAATGTCAATTAAATGCTTCTGAACAACTTTATATTCTGTTCCACCATTCTGTGCCGTGTTTCAACCACTGTAGCTGTGGAACGGATCCACAGTTCTGAAAATCTCATATTCACATCACATTCTCATTACTCTCTTTCCTCccaaatatattaatagttgGTTAGTATCACATGTTCTCTCTTCCAGTTTAGCTATAGAATCATTTTTCTCACTGGAATCTTCTACCATTGGGTTTTTACTTGGAATGTGTTGAATTTATAATTTGGGGATGGAAGCTTTACAGTATTGGATCTTTCCATGGTATGGTCTATCCATTTATTCAAGTGTTGTTTCTAAAGAAAAGTtttgaaggtttttaaaaaaaatgagtctctgtgtttttattaaatttattttgagaTATGCAATATTTTTGCTTTCACAAAGTGGATTTTTAATATGAGATATGAATATTTTAAGACTCTTAATCTGTGTTTTTGAACTGTCTAATAACAGAAAGGTGATGCCTTAATCTCCATTTAGAAGTTGTCCATATCCATTTTACCATGTCATcacaaatattaattatttttaatcatttcaaatttgagaggcaaaaatatactaaaaatttactttgctttttctgtttcctaGTGAAGCTGagtattttcttctgttaaacatatcatttttctcttttgtaaattgcCTTTTATGTTCTTGGGTTATTTATTCAGTGAGATGTCAGCATTTtcacttcaatatttttattttttagtttgtttcagATTTCTATTAGATCTTTACAGGTTAAATATACTAACGTTTTCATATTTTctgcaaatatttctccaaatCTGTTGTTCGTCTTTTAATTTGGGTAATTTTTACCTACATTTAAAATATGGTTGTGTAGTCAGATCTATTGATCTTTTCCTTCATGCCTCCTTCCATTGCTTACATGCCTAGAATGCCTGCTATCATTGACAGTTACATAAACAGTCACttatttattctcttgggcttTTAAAATTTGGAACTTTGTATTTAACTCTTAAATTCACCCTGCATTTGTTTTGGCACATCGTGTAATGTAATATATACATCTAAGaggtctttatttttcaaatgaacaatCAATTGCCTCAACAAGAGGGAGTAATCcattccctgccccaccctcactGATTTATAATGCTTAATTTATAATGGGAATGCAGGTTGTTGCAACATCTTCGAAGAGCAGCTTGTCAGTATCTAGTAAGGATGAAAATGTACAAGCCCTGTAACCCAGCAGCGTCACTCCTAGGTTTATACTCAGACAAGAGCACCAACCGGCACACACGTAAGAATGCCCACCAAAGCATTATTCGTAACGGTCCATTgaaaacccaaatgtccatcatcaatataatagaaaaatattctgTCGTGTATTAATACAATAGGGTGTAATACAGTCATGAACATGAACTTGTTAAAAACTTATAAGCAGAAAACTCATCTATTGATAGAGTTGGGAGACCAGAAGGGGGCGCTCTCGAGCCCTGTGTGGATAGCCGACCCCAACAGAAATAAGAGAACTCACGTTCTTTCACTCAGCCAACGAAAAGCAATGAATTCCTTGTTTGTTACAGCACTCCCGACTTCCTTTAGCCCCCAAGATATTATTCTCCTTCCCTTGCCGTATTGGGACTTGCACTTGGCTCTCCGTGGTTGCAGACTCTGAactgcaattctctgctgatcccaaattaacccatctttgctggagaaatgtCTGGCAGTCTATTTGTTTAAGGTCAACAAATTAAATCCATATCTGAATACTTGGAAGAATCTTGGAAGCATATGAAGGAAAAGAGAATATGTATTATAtgaattgtatatatacatagatagataggcaggcttcccaagtggtgctagtggtaaagaacccgcctgccaatgcaggagacataagagatgcaggtttgatccctggttcgggaagagcacctggaggggggcagggaaacccactccagtattcttgcctggagaatcccagggacagaggagcctggtgggctacagtccatggggtcacaaagagtcagatatgactgaagtgatttagcatgcatgcacatacatatatgtgtgtgtatgtgtatgtatatatatacacacaccccagAAAAGTGTGTTCGACTGGTCTGTCTTGGATCATAAACCCATTACTTAAGCCAGGGAAGAATCTTTAGTCAGGTTCTATCcacatggaagaaagaaaaatgacactACAGGAAACAGGGCAGATAATTAAGAGAGAATGAGtgctattagaaaaataaatatctattatagccttttccttatcttttaattcatcatttctaatttt includes:
- the LOC122693415 gene encoding olfactory receptor 139; amino-acid sequence: MEPGAWGNKTVVTEFILLGLTENIELEPILFAIFLFAYVITVGGNLSILAAIFVEPKLHTPMYYFLGNLSLLDIGCITVTVPRMLACLLTRQCRVPYAACVSQVFFFYLLAGVDCHLLTAMAYDRYLAICQPLTYSVRMSRDVQGALMAVCCSISFINALTHTVAVSELDFCGPNVVNHFYCDLKPLFQLSCSSIHLNGQLLFVGATFMGVVPMIFISASYAHVAAAVLRIRSAEGRKKAFFTCGSHLTVVCIFYGTGFFSYMRLGSVSASDKDRGIGILITIVSPMLNPLIYSLRNPDVQGALKRLLTGRRPPE